The nucleotide window GCTGCTCGATGCCTCCGCCCGCGACGCGCTCGAAGTGCTCGAAACCGAGAACTGGTTCGACGATGCGGACACCGCCGATCGGCTGAAGCCGATCGTCATGCAGCTCGCGGCCGCTTACTTCCTGCAGGCCAAGGGTCCGAATGGCCGTCCGCTTGATCCGGTGGCGCGCTTCCATCTCGGCAACGGCGCGCGGCTCGACCGGCTGAACTTCCTCGGCGATCGTTCGCCGAACGGCATGCGCCAGTCGCACGGCCTGATGGTCAACTACCTGTACGCACTCGGCGACATCGAGGCCAACCACGAGGCGCTGTTCGAACGCGGCCAGATCGCCGCCGCCTCCGCGGTGCGCAAGCTGGTTCCGACCAAGCCGGTGACCAGCGAGCCGCGCAAGAGCAACGGAAAAACTGCCAGCGCCCCGCAGGCCGCGCCGACGGCGTGAGGAACGACGGCATGCCTGCCGCATCTTGCATTGGCCTCACCCAGTCATTGCGAGGAGCGAAGCGACGAAGCCATCCAGCTTGGTACACGAGGCTCCTGGATTGCTTCGCTTCGCTCGCAATGACGGTCTCAAACGTGGAGGAGTTCGTCTCATGAGCTGGATGCCAACTAACGATCCGGTGCTCGGCGATCCGACCACCTGCGACGCGCTGGACCTGATCATCGTGCCGCGGACCCGCGACCTCGGCGACGGCTTCGCGGTGCGTCGGGCACTGCCGCACGGCAAACGGCAGATGGTCGGCCCGTTCATCTTCTTCGATCATTTCGGGCCGATGCAGTTCATCGCCGGCAAGGGCATGGACGTGCGGCCGCATCCGCATACCGGGCTCGCCACCGTCACCTATCTGTTCGACGGCAAGATCATGCACCGCGACAGCGAGGGCAATATTCAGGAGATCGCTCCGGGCGCGATGAACCTGATGACCGCCGGCCGTGGCATCGCGCATTCCGAGCGCACGCCCGACGTCGAGCGCCAAGACGGCCAGTCGATGCTCGGCCTGCAGAGCTGGATCGCGCTGCCGCAGGCTTCCGAAGAGATCGCGCCGAGCTTCCAGCATTTCGCCGCGGCGACGCTGCCGATGGTGCAGGACACCGGCTTCACCGCCCGGGTGATCGCCGGCTCGGCGTTCGGCAAGACTTCGCCGGTGACGATGGTGTCGCCGTGGTTCTATGTCGAGGTCAACGCCAAGGCCGGCACCGCGGTGCCGCTCGATCCGGACCACGAGGAGCGGGCGATCTATCTGGTCGACGGCGAGGTCGAGATCGCCGGCGACCGCCATGTCGGCCCGACCCTGCTGATTTTCCGCCCCGGCGACCGCATCACTGTCCGGGCGAAGACGGACACGCGGATGATGTTGCTCGGCGGCGACGCGCTGGAGGGACCGCGTCACATCTGGTGGAATTTCGTCTCGTCCAGCAAAGAGCGCATCGAACAGGCCAAACAGGACTGGAAAACCGGCCGTTTTGACGCGGTCCCGAACGAGAGCGAGTTCATTCCGCTGCCGGAATGATAGACTGCGGGCTCAAATCGACCTGTGCTGCCGGCTGCGCCGACGGCCACCTCTGCCTGGAACACCGCCCATGACCACGATGCTCTCGAGCGACCTCCCGCTGACCAAGATCGGCCGCGGCAAGGTGCGCGACATCTACGCCGTCGACGACGACCGGCTGCTGCTCGTCACCACCGACCGGATCAGCGCCTTCGACGTGGTGATGGGCGAGACCATTCCGATGAAGGGCGCGGTGCTGACCCAGATCAGCGCGTGGTGGTTCGATCAGCTCGGCGGCGTGGTGCCGCATCACATGATCAGCGCCGACACCGACGAGATCATCGCCGCAGTCCCGGCGTTGAGCGAGCATCGCGCCGTGATCGCAGGCCGGACGATGCTGTGCCGGCGCACCACCGTGTTCCCGATCGAATGCGTGATCCGCGGCTACATCACCGGCTCGGCCTGGAAGGAATACGCCGCCTCCGGCACACTGGCGGGCGAGAAGCTGGCCGAGGGGCTGACGGAGAGCGAGCGGCTGGTGCCGCCGATCTTCTCGCCGGCCACCAAGGCCGAGACCGGCCACGACGAGAACATCACGATCGCGCGGATGCGCGAGATCATCGGCGACGACGACGCCTACACGCTTGAGAGCATGACGCGCGCGGTCTACACCCAGGGCGAAGAGATCGCCCGCGAGCAGGGCATCATCATCGCCGACACCAAATTCGAATTCGGCCGCGACCAAGACGGCCGCATCATCCTGATCGACGAGGTGATGACGCCGGACAGTTCGCGGTTCTGGGCAGCCGATACCTACACCCCCGGCCGTCCGCAGCCGTCATTCGACAAGCAGCCATTGCGCGACTATCTCGACGCCGAACGCCGCGCCGGCCGCTGGAACGGCGAAGCACCGCCGCCGAAGCTGCCGGCCGAGATCGTGGAGGCGACCTCGAAGCGCTATCTCAAGGCCTACCGCCTGCTCACCGGCACCGAGCTGGTGGTGACATAATTTCAAGCCGCTCCGCGCCGGATCGCGGGCACGCTCCCGCAATCCGGCTGTAGCGTCGCGGCCCGGCCGATCAGACGCCTTCGAACAGCACCGTCGACAGGTAGCGCTCCGAGAACGACGGCACGATCGCCACGATGGTCTTGCCGGCGTTTTCCGGCCGTTTGCCAAGTTCGATCGCCGCGGCGATCGCCGCGCCCGACGAGATGCCGCCTGGGATGCCTTCGTGCCGGGCCAGCGCCCGCGAGGTTTCGATCGCGGTGGCGCTCGGGATCTTGACCACTTCGTCGATCACCGACCGATCCAGGATGTCCGGCACGAAGCCGGCGCCGATGCCCTGGATCTTGTGCGGGCCGGGCGCACCACCCGACAGCACCGGGCTTTCCTCCGGCTCGACCGCCACTACCTGCAGCGACGCCTTGCGCGGCTTCAGCACCTGGCCGACGCCGGTGACGGTGCCGCCGGTGCCGACGCCGGCGACGAAGATATCGACCGCGCCGTCGGTGTCGTTCCAGATCTCTTCCGCGGTGGTGCGGCGATGCACCGCCGGGTTGGCGAGATTCTTGAACTGTTGCGGCATCACCGCATTGGGGGTCGCCGCGACCAGCTCTTCGGCCTTGGCGACCGCGCCCTTCATGCCCTTGGCGGCTTCGGTCAGCACCAGTTCGGCGCCGAGGAAGGCCAGCATCTTGCGGCGCTCGACCGACATCGATTCCGGCATCACCAGCTTCAGCCGGTAGCCCTTGGCAGCGGCCACGAACGCCAGCGCGATACCGGTGTTCCCGGAGGTCGGCTCGATCAGCACGGTATCCGGCTTGATGATCCCCTCCTGCTCCAGCGCCGCGATCATCGCCGCTCCGATACGATCCTTCACGCTGCTGGCCGGATTGAAGTATTCGAGCTTGGCGTAGATCGTCGCTTTGACACCGTGCTGCTGCGGCAGCCGGTTCAGACGTACCAGCGGCGTATCGCCATACGCGTCGGCGATCGACTCGTACACCCGACCGCGGCCGGGACGATGGGCGGGCGCATCTGCGACGGCTTTGATCGATGCGGTTGCTGTGCTGGACATGACGCCTCCTCACTTGGATTGGCGGATTTCAGGGAACTGTCCGGGTCAATCTGCTAGCCCGCCGCGACCCCGTCAACGCGGCTGGTAAAAATGGAACAATCACCTCCGAAGCGCCGGGTTTCTGGAATACGCTTGCTGTGCCAACGTGCTGGCTTGGGCGAAAATCCCACCTTGCGGAGCGGACATTTCTGCATCGCCCTTCACAAGGCCGTCACGCTGACTGTAGTATGCCTTCGCATGCTGCTTCGCAGCGTCGATCGACGGGGGTCAGGAGCGTTTCTTGAACGCGCATGTCTCGCATGGCGGTTGGCCGGTATTGGTGCTCAACGCGGATTTCCGGCCGCTCAGTTACTATCCGCTATCGCTTTGGTCGTGGCAGGACGCGGTCAAAGCGGTGTTCCTCGATCGCGTCAATATTGTCGCCCATTACGACCGCGCGGTCCACAGTCCGAACCTCGACTTCCAGCTTCCGAGCGTGGTGTCGCTGAAGTCTTTCGTCAAGCCGACCACGCATCCGGCCTTCACCCGGTTCAACGTGTTCCTGCGCGATCGGTTCGTCTGCCAATATTGCGGCGCGCCGGACGATCTCACCTTCGATCACATCATTCCGCGCTCGAAGGGCGGCCAGACCACCTGGGAGAACGTCGTCGCCGCCTGCTCGCCGTGCAATTTGCGCAAGGGCAACCTGACGCCCGAACAGGCCAGGATGTTCCCGCGCCAGACCGCCTTCGCCCCCACGGTCCATGAGCTCCACCGCAACGGCCGGCTGTTCCCGCCGAACTATCTGCACGAGAGCTGGCTCGATTATTTGTATTGGGACACCGAGCTGGATCCATAGTCCACCCGCGGCGAAACCACTCCGTCTCGTCGCCTCGCCACAGCTTCCCTGCTCGCTTTACACCGCCTCCGACAGGCTGCACTGCTGCGTTCGAAGTCGCTCGCGAATGGATCGGTGATGTCGGGTTATTTTCTTCTACTATTGCCGCCGGCCGTCTGGATCGGCTGGCGTATGGCGTCCAGGCGGACGGTGCTGCCGTGCCCGTCGGAGATCGCCTGGCTGGTGGAAATGGAAAACCCGCTGGCGCGCGCCACGCGCTCCGAACAGGTCGTGGCGCAATTGCAGTTGCGGCCGGGCGACCATGCGATCGACATCGGTTGCGGTCCCGGACGGGTGACGATCCCGCTGGCGCGCGCCGTCGGAGCGCATGGCCGGGTGACCGCGCTCGACATTCAGGACGGCATGCTGGCGAAGGTGGCCGCCAAGGCTGAGGCCGAAGCGCTGACGAATATTCAGCCGCTTCGCGCCGACGTGCGGAACGCGGCGATCCCCGCGGGCGCGCTGGACGCCGCCGTCATGGTGATGGCACTCGGCGAATTTCCGCGCGGCACCGAGATCTTTCCGTCGGTGCATCGCATGCTGCGCCCCGGCGGCCGGCTGCTGGTCGCCGAGAGCATCTTCGATCCGCACTACGTCTCCCGCCGCCGCGTGCGCCAGCAGGTCTCGGCCGCGGGATTTCGTGAGCTGCGCTGCGTCGGCAACGTCTTCGGCTACAGCATCACGTTTGAACGGCCCTAGTCCGGTTGCGGAGACTGCGTGGCGATCGCCGAGCGGCAGGTCGTCAGCGGCCCGCAGGAAGGTGCACGGTCCAAGGTTCGTCGAACACGTGCTCTTCGAGATTCACCCCCGGCCCGCCACGATCTATCACCACGAAATCCTGCGCTGCGCCGAACGGCGTCAGCACGCTGTGCCAGACGTTGCGGGCGTAGCAGATGCCCTGATGCGGGGCCGTGACAAAGGCTTGCGGCGCGCCGGGCCTGCCGTCCTCGTCCGGGCAGACCACCACCAGAAACGGCGCGGCGTTCAGCGGCACGAACGCCTGGGCGCCGAGCGGATGGCGCTCGACCAGATTGAGCCACAGCGGCATCGCGTAAGGCTGTGCCTCGACCAGGCCGACCACGACGCGCGCGCCGTCGCCGATCACCTCGATCTCGGCGAGATCGTGGAAGCGCCTTGCCATGCCGGCATTCATCGGACGCGAAGAGGCCTGCGCCGTATCGATCACCTGGCCGAACGGCGCGAACGCCGCCGTCCTCAGCGGCTGCGCCACGATCTTTCGCGCGGTCGCGGTCATCGTCCGAGCCCGCGGCGGCCGAGCGCCGGGTGGCGGTTGACGTCCTTGTACAGCAGATAGCGGAAGCGGCCGGGACCGCCGGCGTAGCAGGCCTGCGGGCAGAACGCGCGCAGCCACACGAAATCGCCGGCCTCGACTTCGACCCAGTCGCGGTTGAGCCGATACACCGCCTTGCCTTCGAGCACGAACAGCCCGTGCTCCATCACATGGGTTTCCTCGAATGGAATCGAGGCGCCGGCCTGCAGGGTGACGATGTTGACGTGCATGTCGTGGCGCAGATCCTCTGGGGAAACGAACCGCGTCGTCGCCCAGGCGCCCCCGGTGCCGGTCATGCCGGCGGGCTCGATCTCGGACTCATGGGTGACGAAGGCGTCAGGCGCAGCAAGACCGGGGACGGGTTCGTAGGCCTTGCGAATCCAGTGGAAGCGCGCCGGCTCGCTGCCGGCGTTGTGCAACCGCCAGCCGCAGCCGGGCGGCAGATAGGCGTAGCTGCCGGGGCGCAGCGCATGGGACTTGCCGTCGAGCTCGAGGCTCGGCGTACCACCGACCACGAAGACGACGCCTTCGCCCTGCGGATCCGGCTCCGGATGATCGCTGCCGCCGCCGGGCGCGACCTCCACCAGATATTGCGCGAAGGTCTCGGCGAAACCGGACAGCGGCCGCGCCAGAATCCAGACACGGGTCTTGGTCCAGCCCGGCAGCAGGCTGGTGACGATGTCGCTCATCACGCCATGCGGGATCACCGCATAGGCCTCGGTGAACACCGCGCGGCCGGTGTGGAGCGCGCTCTGCGGCGGCAGCCCGCCGCAAGCCGGGTTGTAGATCGGGGCGTTCATCGCGGTCTCCCTGCGTTTCTTGGTATCAGGCTAGGCGGTCAGGCAGAGGCTTCGGCGATCGGCGCGTCGAGGATCGCCGCGGTGTCGGTGGTCACTTCGCCGTTCAGCACGCGTTTCGCCTGGGCCCGGTCGATATCGCCCTCCCATGCGGCAATCACCACGGTCGCCACGCAGTTGCCGACCAGATTGCCGAGCGCCCGGGCGATGCCGACGAACCAGTCGACCGACAACACCAGCACCAGGCCGATCAGCGGAATATCCGGCACCGCCGACAGCGTCGCGGCCAGCACCACGATCGCCGATCCGGGAACGCCGTGGGCGCCCTTCGACGTGAGCAGCGCGATGCCGAGGATCACCAGCAGATGGCCGAACGACAGCGGCGTATTGGTGGCCTGGGCGATGAACACCGTCGCCAGCGTCAGATACAGCGAGAACGCGTCGAGGTTGAACGAGTAGCCGGTCGGAATCACCAGACCGACCGTGGAGTCCTTGATGCCGAGCCGCTCCAGCTTGCGCATCACCTGCGGCAGTACGCTGTCCGACGACGCCGTGCCGGCCACCACTGTCAGTTCTTCGCG belongs to Rhodopseudomonas palustris and includes:
- the cysK gene encoding cysteine synthase A, with product MSSTATASIKAVADAPAHRPGRGRVYESIADAYGDTPLVRLNRLPQQHGVKATIYAKLEYFNPASSVKDRIGAAMIAALEQEGIIKPDTVLIEPTSGNTGIALAFVAAAKGYRLKLVMPESMSVERRKMLAFLGAELVLTEAAKGMKGAVAKAEELVAATPNAVMPQQFKNLANPAVHRRTTAEEIWNDTDGAVDIFVAGVGTGGTVTGVGQVLKPRKASLQVVAVEPEESPVLSGGAPGPHKIQGIGAGFVPDILDRSVIDEVVKIPSATAIETSRALARHEGIPGGISSGAAIAAAIELGKRPENAGKTIVAIVPSFSERYLSTVLFEGV
- a CDS encoding bifunctional allantoicase/(S)-ureidoglycine aminohydrolase, with translation MNAPIYNPACGGLPPQSALHTGRAVFTEAYAVIPHGVMSDIVTSLLPGWTKTRVWILARPLSGFAETFAQYLVEVAPGGGSDHPEPDPQGEGVVFVVGGTPSLELDGKSHALRPGSYAYLPPGCGWRLHNAGSEPARFHWIRKAYEPVPGLAAPDAFVTHESEIEPAGMTGTGGAWATTRFVSPEDLRHDMHVNIVTLQAGASIPFEETHVMEHGLFVLEGKAVYRLNRDWVEVEAGDFVWLRAFCPQACYAGGPGRFRYLLYKDVNRHPALGRRGLGR
- a CDS encoding class I SAM-dependent methyltransferase, with the protein product MASRRTVLPCPSEIAWLVEMENPLARATRSEQVVAQLQLRPGDHAIDIGCGPGRVTIPLARAVGAHGRVTALDIQDGMLAKVAAKAEAEALTNIQPLRADVRNAAIPAGALDAAVMVMALGEFPRGTEIFPSVHRMLRPGGRLLVAESIFDPHYVSRRRVRQQVSAAGFRELRCVGNVFGYSITFERP
- a CDS encoding ureidoglycolate lyase, whose protein sequence is MTATARKIVAQPLRTAAFAPFGQVIDTAQASSRPMNAGMARRFHDLAEIEVIGDGARVVVGLVEAQPYAMPLWLNLVERHPLGAQAFVPLNAAPFLVVVCPDEDGRPGAPQAFVTAPHQGICYARNVWHSVLTPFGAAQDFVVIDRGGPGVNLEEHVFDEPWTVHLPAGR
- a CDS encoding pirin family protein, yielding MSWMPTNDPVLGDPTTCDALDLIIVPRTRDLGDGFAVRRALPHGKRQMVGPFIFFDHFGPMQFIAGKGMDVRPHPHTGLATVTYLFDGKIMHRDSEGNIQEIAPGAMNLMTAGRGIAHSERTPDVERQDGQSMLGLQSWIALPQASEEIAPSFQHFAAATLPMVQDTGFTARVIAGSAFGKTSPVTMVSPWFYVEVNAKAGTAVPLDPDHEERAIYLVDGEVEIAGDRHVGPTLLIFRPGDRITVRAKTDTRMMLLGGDALEGPRHIWWNFVSSSKERIEQAKQDWKTGRFDAVPNESEFIPLPE
- a CDS encoding phosphoribosylaminoimidazolesuccinocarboxamide synthase, which codes for MTTMLSSDLPLTKIGRGKVRDIYAVDDDRLLLVTTDRISAFDVVMGETIPMKGAVLTQISAWWFDQLGGVVPHHMISADTDEIIAAVPALSEHRAVIAGRTMLCRRTTVFPIECVIRGYITGSAWKEYAASGTLAGEKLAEGLTESERLVPPIFSPATKAETGHDENITIARMREIIGDDDAYTLESMTRAVYTQGEEIAREQGIIIADTKFEFGRDQDGRIILIDEVMTPDSSRFWAADTYTPGRPQPSFDKQPLRDYLDAERRAGRWNGEAPPPKLPAEIVEATSKRYLKAYRLLTGTELVVT
- a CDS encoding HNH endonuclease, producing the protein MNAHVSHGGWPVLVLNADFRPLSYYPLSLWSWQDAVKAVFLDRVNIVAHYDRAVHSPNLDFQLPSVVSLKSFVKPTTHPAFTRFNVFLRDRFVCQYCGAPDDLTFDHIIPRSKGGQTTWENVVAACSPCNLRKGNLTPEQARMFPRQTAFAPTVHELHRNGRLFPPNYLHESWLDYLYWDTELDP